TCGTCGCGCAAATGCCGTAGGTACGTACCCAGGCACGCACGAGCAGGTCGGAGGACGCCTTGGTAGAGCTATAGGGACTCGAGGGGCGATAGGGGTCCTCGGGTCGGAAGCGGCGAGGCTCATCAAGGGCAAGGTCACCATACACCTCGTCGGTAGAGACATGGTGGTAGCGCAATCCATGTCTGCGCACAACCTCGAGTAGGCGAAAGGTACCTTCGACGTTAGTCCGAATGAATGGATCGGGGTCCACGATGGAGTTGTCGTTGTGGCTCTCGGCGGCAAAGTGGACGATGGCATCGTGCCCGGGGACGATACGCTCGAGCAGCTCGACGTCACAGACATCACCCACCACGAGCCTTACCCTGCCCTCTGGAAGACCAGCGAGGCTCTCGGGGCTTCCTGCGTAGGTGAGCTTGTCGAGCACTGTCAAGCACACGCCGGGATGACTCTCGACGACATGGCGGACGAAGTTGCTGCCTATGAAGCCACAGCCGCCCGTGACAATGATGTTCGCCGGATCAAACGCACAGGACATGGTAAACCACCTATCCCTCCTCCTCGCACTCCGCTCGCATGGATCACGTAGACTCTATCGGGGCAGTCGTGCGACGTATTCCTTGAGCTCGTCCTCCCAGTCACGTGGAATAAACCCGACTGATCTCACCTTACCAAGGGAGAGGGTGCTGTGTCGCGGCCTCAAGGCGATGGGACCCTCGGAGCTCCCATAGTACTCCGCCGTCGATACGGGGATGACGGCAGGACTGTTAGCGTTTCTCAACTCAAATACCTCAGAGGCTATCTCATACCAACTCTTGGTGTGACCGGAGCCGGTCAGGTCGTAGGTGCCGTAGGGAGCATGCTCCCGCAGCAGGTGGAAGATCCCTTCAGCCATCTGGTCGGTAAAGGTCAGCCTCCCGTTCTGGTCGTCAACCACCGTCACGTGATCCAGCTCGTCACCGACATCGGCCACACAATCAGACAAGGCCGCCATACTCCTGACAAAGTTCCTGCCGTCACCGATCACCCAGCTCGAGCGTACGATGTAGTGGCTCGGACAGCCCGCCACGGCCAGATCACCCGCAGCTTTCGCCTGCCCGTACACGGAGAGAGGCGAGAGGGGCTCTAGCTCGTCGTGAGATGCGCGCACACCATCAAAGACGTAGTCAGAGCTGATGTGTACAAGCGTGATACCGTACTCCGCACATGCCCGTGCCAGAAGGGCAGGGCCGACAGCGTTTGCCTTCCAGCAACTGATGCGACCCTCTGTCGTCTCCGCCCTGTCGACGGCGGTATAGGCACCGCAGTTGATCACGGTACCGTAAAGATCCCAGTCGATGCCGTCATAGGCAGCTGGGTCAGAGAAGTCGAAGCCGTCGATGTCGTGGTAGTCAAACGTCGGCCCGAGGTCACGAGCGTCGGCAAACGCCCTGATCGCACGGCCGAGTTGGCCGTCACAGCCGGTCACAAGCGTCCTTTTGGGTGCCATAGGAACCACGTCAGCGAGCGGGGGGTGGTGACTGTCCGCCTCCGATATCTCGCACCCCTTGAGCGGAATGGGCCAGTCGATGGCAAGCGCCGCGTCAAAGAGGCTCACGAAGGTGTAGGTCTTCTTAAGTTCGGCGGACCAATGCGCATCGACCATATACGTATAGCTCGTTGCGTCCTCGAGCGCCTGGAAGGCGTTCCCGACCCCGCGCGGAACGAAGACCGCGCGTGCCGGATCCAACGTGGCAGTGAAGACCCGACCGAATGTGGAGCTTCCCTGCCTCAGGTCGACCCAGGCACCAAAGACCGATCCAGTGGCAACGGAAACAAGCTTGTTCCATGGCTCGGCATGGATGCCGCGCGTCACACCACGCCTAGCGTTGAACGATATGTTGTTCTGAACCCAGCGCAGGTCAGGCAGGCCAAGGGAGACCATCTTATCACGTTGCCAGTTCTCCTTGAACCATCCTCGACCATCACAGTGCACAGTGAGCCTAAGCAACTTGAGTCCGGCAATGCCCGTCTTCTCAACGGCAAGCTTGCTCCCGAAGTCCATCACCCCTCCTTTGAATAGTGACTGTCTGGCGCGATCTTTCCCTCAGCCACGATCCTGAGGTGATGACCATAGTTGCTCTTGCCGTAGCGCTCCGCACACTCAAGCAACCGACCGCGACCGATCCAGCCGTTCTCGTAGGCTATTTCCTCCGGCACCGAGACGGGTAGATCCTGAGCAGTCTCGACCATGCGCACGAACTGCGACGCCTCAAAGAGTGACTCCATCGTTCCCGTGTCAAGCCAGGCATAGCCGCGCCCGAGCGTCACCACATCGAGGGAGCCATCATCCAAATACATGCGGTTGAGGTCTGTAATCTCGTACTCACCGCGTACGGAGGGCCTAACCTTAGCCGCAAACTCCGTCACACGGGAATCATAGAAGTAGAGCCCCGTAACCGCATAGCTGCTCTTGGGATGTTCTGGCTTCTCTTCGATGGAGACCACGTTGTAGTCACTGTCGAACTCAACGACTCCAAAACGCTCGGGGTCATCGACGCGATAACCGAAGACCGTGGAGCGACCAGACTCAGCCGAGACGACGGCCCGCCTGAGGTGACTGGACAGCCCGTTGCCATAGAAGACGTTATCACCCAGTACGAGGGCACAGGCCTCCCCCGCCACGAAACCCGCCCCGATCACGAACGCCTGTGCGAGACCCTTTGGCTCGGGTTGAACGGCATACGACAGCGAGACGCCAAAGTCAGAGCCATCGCCCAAAAGACGTTCGAAATTGGGCAGGTCCTGCGGCGTCGAGATGATGAGGATATCTTGGATACCAGCAAGCATGAGGGTGGAGAGTGGATAGTAGACCATCGGCTTGTCGTAGACGGGCAAGAGCTGCTTGGACGTAACGGTAGTGAGAGGATACAGACGTGTGTGAGAATGATGCCTTTCATGATACTTTCCTTCGTACACCGCCTTGCCCACCAGATATGCAGCATAGACCACCCAAGATCCCCACCGTATTAAGTAAGATGCAAAAACACAAGTCTCTGTTAGACACAGCTTCCCTCATCATTAGGTATGCGCTGGGGCGGAAATGGGGAACCTCGCCTCGAGCGGCACACCTAGGGTATCAAACTGCCTCCTGACTGACCCCTCGCGGTCGCGGCATCCCCACCTCCCGGCCCGGAGGGCGTCGAGCAGCGCCTCGTCGACGGTACGGCCGGGGAGCCACCCCCCGACCCGACCAGGTCGGCGAGCTCCCTGCGCACGAGCGACGCGACGAGGCACACAAAGGCAAGACCCTGCGCGCGGCAGTAGTCGCGCTGGCAGAGGCCCAGAGACCCATGCCGCCCTCGCACGCGCCGTGGGACGGCTGCGGGAAGTCGGCCGCCCGCTCGGCCATCTCGCCGTAGTCGCTTCCCCCGGACGTGCAGCCCCCGGCCCGCTGTCCCCAGGCGCCGGCGCGCATATCGTCGCGGCTCACGGGTGGCTGTCGATTCCAAAGCACGCACGATGGATGTCCATGGGGACCCCAACCCAGAAATAAGTTCGGCCCCTCAGTTCGGGTCATATCGTCTAGTCAGGCACATGAACGCCATCACCCTCGCCGTCCATGCGAACCCGCCTTCCATTCCAGCGGGCATGAAAAGCCCGCGACCTGAACCATCACGTTCAGGCTACGGGCATGTCATAAGCTCAGTATGAGATTCAAAATGGATCGGCTAGCCTTTGAGAGGTGACATCCGCCATCACCTCAACCCGCACAGCCACCCCACGGCGTACCTGCCGACCTTGCGCACCATCCGCTCGGCAGGTATCTCCATACGCGCGGCCACTTTGCCCAGCGTCCGCGTGTAGGCGAACGCGCAGGCAAGTGCTACAGCGAAGAGCGCCAACGAGAACGTCACGATCCAGATGACCAGCGCCCCATAGCCTAGGGTGTCGTGGACCCAAAGCCAGATCGAGGGCCTTGCGTAGGTTCTTACGATCAGATTCTCATGAATTAGATAGACGAAGAGCATGGGCGCGGCCACCCTGCTCACCCTCACACTCACGAAAAAGTGGGTCCGCACTAGATTGAAGAGGCCGAAGGCAGATAGGAAGAGGAGCGGGTCGCCGTCTTTATCGAAGTGGAACATCTTGTTGGCGAGCGCGCCGATGTGGAGTCCCGCCACCTCAAGCAGAGCTACCAAGACGAGGGTTCCCAGTGTACCCACGAGACACGCCGTGCAAGCGGCCCGTTTGTTTTCCATGGTTTCGGGCAGGTAGAAACGTGCGTAGCCTACGATCACGTACTCGGTAATCATCACGATGAGCTCAGATGTAAAGAAGTGTCCGCCATGGGCTACGGGAAACAGCATATAGAGGCAGAAGAGACCGATGGCGAGGGCGGCGTGGCCACGTTTTCCCAAGCGCTCAAAGATCCAGTTGAGGGCGGGATGGATCATATAGAGCAGGAGATAGCTGGTGATGAACCAGTTGTTGGCGAAGGTCGTCGGCAGGAGACACTTGACGATGTTCTTAATACCGGGGCGCACGCCGACGAGCAACGCCACCACCAAGATGACGACGGAGATAAGGAAGACATCCAGGACCATCTTGACGATCTTGTTCAAGCTTACCTTGTCACTCTTGCAGAGGAACCAGGCCGAGCAGATGACGAAGACCGCGTTACCCCAGGCGCCGAGGGTGCGCAGGCAGACAAGAAGCCACATCGTGGGGTCGGCAGATGCGGTCTTGAAGTCCACGCAGTAGGAGAGCGTGTCTATCGTGTTGAGAGCAGCACCTCCCCCGCTTATCTCCGGCAACTGCAGCGATTGTGTCACATGTGAGAACACGATCGCAATCATGGCCACGATCTTGAGCGCCTCTATGGCGGAGTTCCGTTCCCGCTTCTGTAATGCCTTGGCCACGCCTTCTCCTCGTCTATCAGTCTTCCAACAATCGAGAAGATCATACTCTACAAAGACCGTCCTACGTCTGTTGCCGAGCATTCATAGCCATGTCATCATTGATGTGGGTTACGAGATGCATTAAACCTGACTTCCCAGCACTTCCTTAGCCCACTGGCGCAAACCCGAATCGTCGCCTGCCCCGAGAGCCTGTGCCCGGCTGCGGAGACCCTCAGGCCGTCGCTTGCGTGCGGCGGTTGCGTCCGGTGTCATGCGGAATGAGGCTCTCACCTATCCCATGGGGCGGGAACGTGTATCAGCCGCAGCGTCGCGGACGGTAACGAGTACGCGACAGTCGTCAGGTCCGTGAGGTGAGGGAAGGGACCAAAGTCACGCAGGAGGACCGCGCATACCTGGGGCGGATCGTGGACAGGGCGCGCGGAGTGTATCGCAGCCGGGAGTGGGGGATGTTCTCCTACGACCTGGTGACGGGCGAGTTCGGACCTGCGCAGGAGGGCGTCGGAGGGCCGAGGAGGCGCAACGCCCGTGCCGCGCGTCCGAGGCTCGCCGTATCGTTCGGCGACGCGTTCCTGCTGAACTCCCTCCTGCGCCCGGATAGGCTGATGGCCTACGCCGACGAGTGCGGTCACGCCAAGCCCGACATGGTGCGGGTACCGCTGGCGTGTGTTCTGTCAAGTTTTGGCCCTTTGGTAGTTCTTGTGGCCGATAGTCGCCCACACGAACTACCAATGGGCCTAAAATACACTTGTTTTGAGCGAATCAAAACGTACGTATAGTACGTATAGTTTCTAATAATTCCCGCGTATAGCGGGTGGGGGTGCTTCTGTTGGTAAACGTACAGTTCAAATGGCCCATGCTCAATCTCTGCTCTGCCCTTTCAACGGTGATGTAGCCCATGTCGGAGAGTGTATCTGGCAATCCCATCCGGGTATGCCAGTTTGTGGGCAACATGGTCGGCGGGGGCGTCGAGGCGGTTGTCATGACACTCTATAGGCACATCGACCGCTCGTGTATGCAGTTTGACTTTGTGGTCACGGATGCCTCCTCGGTCGTGCCTAGGGATGAGGTGGAGTCCCTAGGCGGGAGCGTCTACACGGTTCCCACCTACACGCGCCTCCCCGATTTCAAGCGGACTTCCTACGAGCTCTTCCGTGCCCATCCCGAGTGGCGAATCGTCCACGCGCATATGAACTCTCTTTCCGTCTTCCCCTTGCATCAGGCGGAGCGTGCCGGTGTGCCCGTGCGCATCGCGCACTCGCACTCAGCAAGCGGACGTGGTGAATTCTTGCGCAACACCGCCAAGAACATCCTGCGCACGCAAGCCAACCGCTACCCGACCTTGCGTATGGCATGCACCGAGCACGCAGGTCGCTGGCTCTTCGGCAAGGCCCCCTTCGAGGTGCTGCCTAACCCCATCGACTTCTCACGCTTCACCTTCAACTCCAGAGCCCGCGAAGAGATGAGGGCTGCCTGGAGCGTGCCGGAAAACGCACTCGTGATCGGTCACGTGGGCCGATGGTCACCCCCCAAAAACCAAATCTTTCTTCTGCGCGTCCTTAAGGAGTTGCTCGAGGCCGGCACCGACGCCTGGCTCGCGCTCGTAGGAGACGGCCCCGACAGGCCCGCCATCGAGGCCGGGTGTCTCGGCGTGGACGGCCGCGTCGTGGCGCCGGGCTACATGGACGCCGCTAGGGCCTACTCGGCCTTCGACATATTCTGCTTCCCCAGCCGCTACGAGGGGCTGGGAATGGCCCCCATGGAGGCGCAGGCCGCCGGGCTGCCTTGCGTGGTGTCCGACGCAGTTCCGACGGAGGTCGACCTCACCGCACATGTCCGCTTCCTACCTCTGGGCGACGCCCAAGCATGGGCCGACGCCGTGATGGACATGGCGGAGAGGGTGGCCGATAGGCGAGTCGACCTCGCGGCCAAGCCGTTCCGCAAGCACGGCGCGGATGAGATAGCTGCGCGTCTTTGCAAGCGATACCTCCAGCTCGACGAGGGGGTTGCATGATGAGCGCTTACAGGATTCGCTTCCTGCACATGAGACTCGATGATCGCAGGTACGATATTACTGCGTCCTTATGGGGGGTGTAAGCGTGGAAAATGAACCGCTTGTGTCAGCAATTATCCCTTTTTACAACCTAGAGGATTGTGTAAGTTACTGTCTTTCCTCGGTGGTCAACCAGACATACCAAAAGCTCGAAATCATCTGCATAGACGATGGTTCCAAGGATTCAACCAAAGCAGCTATTCATGAATTTACAACAAAGGATAAGCGTATACGGCTTATCAGACAGAACAACTCAGGGCAAGCCTCAGCGCGCAACCATGGATTGAATGTGGCTACGGGAGAATACGTCGCTTTCATCGATGGTGATGATTATGTAGCTCCTCAATACATACAACGTTTAGTCGAGGGCGTTTCGGCACATGAGAACTGTATGGCCATCACAGGATTCGTTGACGTAAGCATTCAAAGTCCCAATGAGACGATTGTACCAAATAAAATAGAGCAGAAAACGGTATGGAGAACAGCCACTATCGACGATCTGTTGTACAGAGACTTGGTTTCTTGCTGCTGGGGGCGTATGGCGCCAGTCTCGTTATTTCGAGCTCACCCATTGGGGCAACGTTTTTACGAAGATGTTGCCATAGGAGCCGAATACATTTCTTCTGCCAAGACGTTACTGTATCTGGATGAACCTCTTTATTATCACGTCAGAAGAAAGGGCTCTACGGTCAACGCAAAAGCTGTTCCAATTCAACAGATCAGAGATTATATGAGCGCTCTGGCCAAGCAGAGCTACGAATTGCAACTCATTGGGGCGTCATGGGATGCTATTGCATTTATGCGAGCACTTCATTTAACGAGGATTTTCCGGATTGCACTTCGTTCCGATAAATCTGATAAGTTTGTGTCAGAGACGAAGAAAGCATGTCTGGATGAAATAAAAAGGAATCTAGCTACGATTCTTCGCGACAACCATATATCTAAAGCAAACAAGACCCGCTTCGTTGTCATCACCCATGCACCCGGGATGTACGAGTGCATCTTCAACAAATTTGTACAAATACGTCAAAAACATATTACTCATTCTTTGCAAGATGAATCTAGGACGGCCGAATGAGATACATCTTCTATTGGCTCATGATCGTACTGCCTATTTGGCAGGACAGCCCTTTAAAGAGTTCGCTTGGATCTTATGGATACTCGTTTGTACCCCTGCTATCTTTAGTCGCATGTGTCCCTTTTCTCCTTTTGACGATGCATAAGAGGCTGGTGAGGCGAGGGACTTTTACTGACGTTTGGTGGAGGCTCCTTTTTTACCTCATTGCCATAAACATCATCGCCGACCTTGTATGGGTCCTGACGGGTAACTCCACGGTACTTAAGGGTGAGGATATTATGTCCAAGTCTTTGAGAGGACTGCTCACGGCGCTATCAATAGGTTCATATCTGATGATTGTCTCATATCTTGCAAAGGGATATGACGAGGAGCGAGTTACCAGGCCGTTCTTTCATGCGTTCGTGATCTTGACCGTCATCGCAATCGTTGAGTACATTCAACTGCCCAATGCCCTACCATGGGCCCATTACTCGGGCATCTTCCCCTATAACAGGCCGAGACTCCTCACGACCGAGGCCTCCTGGACCACACCTCTCATCATTGTCTACGGCGGCGTGGCGCTACATTATTGCTTTAAAGTGAAGAATTGGCAGGCCCCAGGCTTTGCGGTTATCGCGGCCATAACGTTTATGATTGCAACGACCGTGGCAAAGTCGCTGCTTGTGATGGTGATCGTGGCGGTCGTAGTTGCATTGTGCGTGCTCATACGGCATGATGCGAGGTGGACTTTGCTTATCGTTCCTATTGTCTTAGTTGTTGCAGGCGTGCCGGGAATCTTCGATAAGATGACTGAACTTTTCCAGTCTGATATCAGTCAGTACACTTCAACAGCTACGCGTACGCTCTCAAACGCTGTAGCCTTTCTGTATTCGCTGATCTACCCCTTCGGCACCGGAAACGCGCTCTACCTGCAGCTCTTTCCGGATATGTTGGAGCGCTTCCAAGGGTTCTTCGGCAACATGGGTATCTCGCTCAACATGTCAGAGATCAACACCTACATCTATTCGAATAGCGACTTCGGCATGAGCGCGAAGTCCGCCGTCCTGCAGTACGGAATGTACTGGGGCATTTTCGAGACGTTCCTCCTGCTTAGGGCGTTGTGGCGCTCTGGTCGTGTGCTCAGAAAAGACCTGCGGAGCTCGAGGACCCTTTATATCGCCTATATCCTCGCGGTCATCAGCATCACACTCTTCGCGACGTTCGACAGTCAATACGAGTTCTTCGCTCTTATGGGGCTTCTTGACTATTACCGCGTCACCGCAAAGGAAGCAGTGTTGTCGCCATCTGCTGCGGTGCGATCGCGCCACAGTCTGCTCTTCAGGCGCCCAATCCGCTTGCGGCCGCAATTTCCAAGTTACGAAAGGTGATCAATGAGCAAGATCTTCATACTCTATAGCCGTTTTTATTGTTTCAAAGAGAGACGCTACGAGATAGGCGGCATCGAGACCTACATTCGCAACCTGTGTGATGTGTTCAACTCCGTTGATATAGAACCACACGTGGTCTTTGCAAGCGACCAGGCAATCGACACGACAATCGAAGGCGTTGCTCTCCATTCCATCAAGGGTGGGATGAACACTCCGACGAAAGTTCTCGTTCAGAAGGCGCTCGAGCATGGGGATTCCAAGGCAGACATTTTCATCTTTGGAACCTCTTCTCTCATTCGTGAGCACCCCTTCAAGCGCTCTATCGCCATTCAACACGGCATCTACTGGGACACCACCGATTACAAGGGTCGTGAGCTCACCGGCACGAAGGCGCTGCTAGCTCGTGTCGCGCAGGGCAAGCGGCAGCTGGGGTTCCACTCCCTCGTCTCCCGCATGGTGTGCGTGGACCTAAACTACGTCAACTGGATGCGAGCGCTTAGCGTGGCCAATCGGCTGCCCTACACCTATATCCCCAACTTCGTGGATACCTCGACCCCGGTGCCAGAGCGCCCGCACGACGGGAGGGTCCGCGTTGTGTTCGCGCGGCGCTTCGAGCCTATACGGGGCTGCGGCCTGCTCATGGACGTGATGCCGCGTGTGCTGGCCGAGCATCCTGAAGTCGAACTGGCCGTGGCGGGCGAGGGCTCCATGGAGGCCGGGCTGCACGAGCGCTTCGATGACAACCCACGCGTCACCTTTACCCGCTACGACGCAGATGAGAGCGTGGCCTTCCATGGCCACTTCGACATCGCGCTCGTGCCCTCGGTGGCCTCCGAGGGCACGTCGCTCTCCCTCTTGGAGGCGATGGCGGCGGGATGCGCGGTGGTGGCCACGGACGTGGGCGGCATGTCGAACATCGTCCTTTCCGGCCACAACGGCCTGCTGGTGCGCCCGGAGGCGGGCGACCTGTACCGGGCCGTGGTCGCACTCATGAGAGACGCCGCGCTGAGAGAGCGCCTCACGCGCAACGCGCGACAGACGGCGGAGGACTCGTTTTCGAGGGATCGCTGGGCTAGGAGCTGGGCCAACGTCCTCGGCGAGCTTGCGTAGGTGGTGAAAATGAGACCTGTCAAGGATAGGGAGATCAAGCAGATAGCTTTCGAGACCCTAAAGCACATAAAGGAACTCTGTGATGCCGAGGACATTCGTTACTTCCTGGGCTACGGGACCGCACTCGGGGCGGTTCGCCACAAGGGGTTTATCCCTTGGGACGACGACGTGGACGTGTACATGCTGCGCACCGACTTCGAACGCTACGTAGCGGCGGACAAGAGGACTGGCGGCAGATATCGCCTCGTCTGCACCGAGAACGAGGCCAGGTACACGTTGCCGTTGCCCAAGGTCGTGGATACGCAGACCGTACTGCACCAGACGGACCAGGTTGAGGCTTTCGACCTAGGCGTCTACGTGGACGTGTTCGTGCTCGACGCCGTGCCTGCAAATGACAGTGAGAGAATAGCTCTTTACCATAGACTAGACAGAATCCAGCGCGAATGGGAGGCGGCTCAGTATGCTCCGACAACCTCCACACATCCCGTTAAGAGAATGGGGAAGTGGTTTCTGAACGCCCTAGGACCACGGCGCTTCTCCGTGCGGATAGACAAGGTCGCCAAAGCCGTCGACTCGAATGGCGAAACGGGTTACGTTAGTCCCTCGACCTACTGCGTCTACGGGAGAGAGAGGGAGACCTACCCGCTGGAATGGTTCGGCGGTAACCGCACGCAGGAATTCTGCAGGATGGAGTTCACCGTGCCAGATCGCGTTGAGGACTACCTCACTAGGCTCTACGATGACTACATGCAGCTGCCGCCCATCGAACAGCGCAAGTCACACCATTGCTTCGAGGCTTTCTGGAAAGAAAATGCCCATGAGTAGCGTGAAGATGGCCGTCATCCTCGCCGCCGGCAAGTCCTCCAAGTTCTTCCCGCCGCTCTACGACAAGCCCAAGGGTCTCTTCGAGTACCAAGGCGAGGTACTGATCGAGCGGCAGATCCGGCAGTTGCACGAGGCCGGGATCGGGGACGTCACAGTCGTAATCGGCTACGAGAAGGAGCGGTTCTTCTACTTGGCTGAAAAGATGGGCGTGAACCTTGTTGTGAGTCCGAACTGGGCCGACGAGGGCAGTCTGGCCAGCATGGCCCTCGTACGGGACAGGTTGGGAGGCTCCTTCGCCTGCTACGCCGACCAGTGGTACGAGAGGAACCCGTTCCTGGGCTTCAAGCCGAGAGGCCGGTCTGTTCGCATGGCGCAAGAGCAGACCGACGCCACCCGCGAGTTTGTGGTGGACGAGGCTGCCGACGGCAGGCTCTCCGGCATGCGCACGGGCGCGGGGTCGGGCCTTTGCATGGTAGGGGCGGTCTACCTGACTCCAGAGTTCGCGGACAGGCTTATGCTCCTCTGGGACAAGGAGCGCAGCTGGCTTGGCACCCGGGGCATGTTTTGGGAGCAGTTCTGGGGCAGGCATGCCGACGAGCTCCCGCTCTACGCTTGGCCCGCGCCCGAGGGCTACAGGGAGTTCGACTCGCTCGGCGACTTCGGGGTCGACGGGGTGCTCCAGAATATGGACCAGGGGGCCGTGAGCAACATCTGCCGCCTGCTGGGGTGCAAGCCATCCGACATCCGCGATGTGGAGCCCATCAGCGCCGGTCTCACGAACGTGTCCTTCACCTTCGTGGTCGCGAGCGAGAGGTACGTCTACCGCCATCCGGGCGCAAGCTCGTCGGCCCTGGTGGACCGCGCGGCGGAGGTCGTGGCGCAGGGCGTGGCCAAGGACCTGGGTATCGACTACAGCGTAATAGACATTTCCGAGGAGGGTTGGAAGCTGTCCTGCTTCGTGCCTTCTGAGAGGAAGTTCGACTACAACAGGCCTGATGACCTGGCAGCGGGAGTGGCGCAGATACGGACGCTGCATAGGAGCGGAGTGACCTGCGCCCACCGCATGGACATGCTCGCCGAGGGCGAGCGTCTACAGGGCCTGGCATCGGCCTCCAAAGGAGACATCAGGGTCGAGCAGGCGGGCATCCATGAGAAAGTTACCCGCGTCTGGCACCACGTGGAGCTGGACGGCTGGCCCAAGGTGCTCTGCCACAACGACACCTACGCCGTAAATTGGATTGTGGGGCCAGAAGGGCCCTGCCTCATCGACTGGGAGTACGCAGGGATGAACGACCCCATGGCCGACCTCGCCACCATGCCAGTGAGGGACGGCCTTACTCGCGAGAAGTACGACGAGATCACCTCGCTCTACTTCGGGGGCAACGTCAGCTTCGAGCGGAGGCGGCACGCCTATGGGGTGGCAGTCCTCTCAAGCTGGTACTGGCTCTCTTGGGCGCTCTTCAAGGACACGCTCGGGGAGGACGGCTACTTCATGCTCAACGCCTGGCGGGCGCTCAGCCTCTACACGGACCTGGCGCTTTCGATGTACGAGAGCGGCGACCAACGATGAGGAATGTCGCAATTATCCTCGCCGGTGGACGGGGCACCCGCATGGGAGCTGACGTGCCCAAGCAGTTCGTGCGCGTGCTGGGACGGCCCGTGCTCTCCTACACCATCGAGCGCTTCCAGAGGCACCCCGAGGTGGACATCATCGAGGTCGTCTGTCGCGACGGGTGGAAGGACGAGATCGACGACATCTGCCTCAAGGGCGACTTTTCCAAGGTGCGTTGGGTCGCACCCGGAGGGACCACCTTCCAGGAGTCCGTGATGAATGGGCTGGACTACTTGGA
The DNA window shown above is from Olsenella sp. oral taxon 807 and carries:
- a CDS encoding glycosyltransferase, whose translation is MSESVSGNPIRVCQFVGNMVGGGVEAVVMTLYRHIDRSCMQFDFVVTDASSVVPRDEVESLGGSVYTVPTYTRLPDFKRTSYELFRAHPEWRIVHAHMNSLSVFPLHQAERAGVPVRIAHSHSASGRGEFLRNTAKNILRTQANRYPTLRMACTEHAGRWLFGKAPFEVLPNPIDFSRFTFNSRAREEMRAAWSVPENALVIGHVGRWSPPKNQIFLLRVLKELLEAGTDAWLALVGDGPDRPAIEAGCLGVDGRVVAPGYMDAARAYSAFDIFCFPSRYEGLGMAPMEAQAAGLPCVVSDAVPTEVDLTAHVRFLPLGDAQAWADAVMDMAERVADRRVDLAAKPFRKHGADEIAARLCKRYLQLDEGVA
- the rfbA gene encoding glucose-1-phosphate thymidylyltransferase RfbA, with amino-acid sequence MYEGKYHERHHSHTRLYPLTTVTSKQLLPVYDKPMVYYPLSTLMLAGIQDILIISTPQDLPNFERLLGDGSDFGVSLSYAVQPEPKGLAQAFVIGAGFVAGEACALVLGDNVFYGNGLSSHLRRAVVSAESGRSTVFGYRVDDPERFGVVEFDSDYNVVSIEEKPEHPKSSYAVTGLYFYDSRVTEFAAKVRPSVRGEYEITDLNRMYLDDGSLDVVTLGRGYAWLDTGTMESLFEASQFVRMVETAQDLPVSVPEEIAYENGWIGRGRLLECAERYGKSNYGHHLRIVAEGKIAPDSHYSKEG
- a CDS encoding acyltransferase family protein, which translates into the protein MAKALQKRERNSAIEALKIVAMIAIVFSHVTQSLQLPEISGGGAALNTIDTLSYCVDFKTASADPTMWLLVCLRTLGAWGNAVFVICSAWFLCKSDKVSLNKIVKMVLDVFLISVVILVVALLVGVRPGIKNIVKCLLPTTFANNWFITSYLLLYMIHPALNWIFERLGKRGHAALAIGLFCLYMLFPVAHGGHFFTSELIVMITEYVIVGYARFYLPETMENKRAACTACLVGTLGTLVLVALLEVAGLHIGALANKMFHFDKDGDPLLFLSAFGLFNLVRTHFFVSVRVSRVAAPMLFVYLIHENLIVRTYARPSIWLWVHDTLGYGALVIWIVTFSLALFAVALACAFAYTRTLGKVAARMEIPAERMVRKVGRYAVGWLCGLR
- a CDS encoding bifunctional dTDP-4-dehydrorhamnose 3,5-epimerase family protein/NAD(P)-dependent oxidoreductase, which produces MDFGSKLAVEKTGIAGLKLLRLTVHCDGRGWFKENWQRDKMVSLGLPDLRWVQNNISFNARRGVTRGIHAEPWNKLVSVATGSVFGAWVDLRQGSSTFGRVFTATLDPARAVFVPRGVGNAFQALEDATSYTYMVDAHWSAELKKTYTFVSLFDAALAIDWPIPLKGCEISEADSHHPPLADVVPMAPKRTLVTGCDGQLGRAIRAFADARDLGPTFDYHDIDGFDFSDPAAYDGIDWDLYGTVINCGAYTAVDRAETTEGRISCWKANAVGPALLARACAEYGITLVHISSDYVFDGVRASHDELEPLSPLSVYGQAKAAGDLAVAGCPSHYIVRSSWVIGDGRNFVRSMAALSDCVADVGDELDHVTVVDDQNGRLTFTDQMAEGIFHLLREHAPYGTYDLTGSGHTKSWYEIASEVFELRNANSPAVIPVSTAEYYGSSEGPIALRPRHSTLSLGKVRSVGFIPRDWEDELKEYVARLPR
- a CDS encoding glycosyltransferase family 2 protein; the protein is MENEPLVSAIIPFYNLEDCVSYCLSSVVNQTYQKLEIICIDDGSKDSTKAAIHEFTTKDKRIRLIRQNNSGQASARNHGLNVATGEYVAFIDGDDYVAPQYIQRLVEGVSAHENCMAITGFVDVSIQSPNETIVPNKIEQKTVWRTATIDDLLYRDLVSCCWGRMAPVSLFRAHPLGQRFYEDVAIGAEYISSAKTLLYLDEPLYYHVRRKGSTVNAKAVPIQQIRDYMSALAKQSYELQLIGASWDAIAFMRALHLTRIFRIALRSDKSDKFVSETKKACLDEIKRNLATILRDNHISKANKTRFVVITHAPGMYECIFNKFVQIRQKHITHSLQDESRTAE
- the rfbB gene encoding dTDP-glucose 4,6-dehydratase, with product MSCAFDPANIIVTGGCGFIGSNFVRHVVESHPGVCLTVLDKLTYAGSPESLAGLPEGRVRLVVGDVCDVELLERIVPGHDAIVHFAAESHNDNSIVDPDPFIRTNVEGTFRLLEVVRRHGLRYHHVSTDEVYGDLALDEPRRFRPEDPYRPSSPYSSTKASSDLLVRAWVRTYGICATISNCSNNYGPYQHVEKFIPRQVTNIICGVRPKLYGDGRNVRDWIHTEDHSRAVWDILTRGRQGETYLIGADGERSNLDVLQTILERMGRPLDAFDWVRDRPGHDRRYAIDPSKLREELGWKPIHTSFSEGIDRTITWYRDNEWWWRPMKAATEARYGRQGK